The following coding sequences are from one Arachis hypogaea cultivar Tifrunner chromosome 7, arahy.Tifrunner.gnm2.J5K5, whole genome shotgun sequence window:
- the LOC112702763 gene encoding transcription initiation factor TFIID subunit 15b: MSGMYGQDGGGGYGGGGGYGGRGGGGGFGGRGGGGGYHGGDRGGRGGGRGGRGGGGGGRDGDWRCPNPSCGNLNFAKRVECNKCGAPCPTGSNDRGGGGGGYNRGGSGGGYANIRGGSSGRGNYSDGRGGGGSRGGSYAGNQARDDGVYGQVPPPAAQYGGGGNYPSNYNSYGGDASYGTDAVPPPASYTGGPTSYPPSYGGHSGAGNNLGDGRAGVRAGQPGAYDSGYGAGGRGGYGGAPADPPAKVKQCDENCDDSCDNSRIYISNLPPDVTIDELRELFGGIGQVGRIKQKRGYKDQWPWNIKIYTDEKGNNKGDAALAYEDPSAAHSAGGFYNNYDLRGYKINVMMAEKSAPRAPPAYNHGGNRGGYGGDRRRDNYGGGSGPDRRDNYGGNRSRPY; encoded by the exons ATGTCTGGGATGTACGGTCAAGATGGCGGTGGTGGCTACGGAGGTGGCGGAGGTTATGGAGGAAGGGGCGGAGGAGGAGGATTCGGCGGTCGAG GTGGCGGGGGTGGTTATCATGGTGGAGACCGCGGCGGACGAGGTGGCGGCCGTGGCGGTCGCGGCGGTGGTGGAGGTGGTAGAGATGGAGATTGGCGTTGTCCAAACCCAAG TTGTGGAAACTTGAACTTTGCGAAAAGGGTTGAATGCAACAAATGTGGTGCTCCATGTCCTACCGGGTCTAATGATCGCGGCGGTGGAGGTGGTGGTTATAATAGAGGGGGAAGTGGTGGGGGATATGCAAATATTCGTGGGGGAAGCAGTGGTAGGGGTAATTACAGTGATGGTAGGGGTGGGGGAGGCAGTAGGGGTGGTTCATACGCTGGTAATCAAGCCAGAGACGATGGCGTATATGGCCAAGTCCCTCCTCCTGCGGCTCAATATGGTGGTGGAGGAAACTATCCATCCAATTACAATTCTTATGGTGGGGATGCGAGTTATGGAACCGATGCTGTTCCTCCTCCTGCAAGCTACACTGGTGGCCCTACATCATATCCTCCATCATATGGGGGTCATAGTGGTGCTGGGAATAATCTTGGGGATGGGCGTGCTGGTGTTAGGGCTGGGCAACCTGGTGCATATGACAGTGGGTATGGTGCTGGTGGTCGAGGTGGGTATGGTGGAGCTCCTGCTGACCCCCCAGCTAAGGTGAAGCAGTGCGATGAGAATTGTGATGATTCTTGTGACAACTCTAGAATCTACATATCAAACTTACCACCAGATGTGACTATTGATGAATTGAGGGAACTTTTTGGAGGCATTGGACAA GTTGGAAGAATAAAGCAGAAAAGGGGCTATAAAGATCAGTGGCCTTGGAACATAAAAATATACACTGATGAGAAAGGAAACAACAAGGGTGATGCTGCCCTTGCTTATGAAGATCCATCTGCAGCACATTCTGCGGGCGGTTTTTACAATA ATTATGATTTAAGGGGCTACAAAATCAATGTTATGATGGCAGAAAAATCTGCACCACGGGCTCCACCTGCATACAACCATGG AGGCAACAGGGGTGGCTATGGTGGAGATAGACGCCGAGACAATTATGGAGGTGGTTCTGGACCTGATAGGCGTGATAATTATGGTGGGAACCGTTCGCGTCCATACTGA